In Pseudonocardia sp. C8, one genomic interval encodes:
- the argG gene encoding argininosuccinate synthase yields MPKILTSLPVGERVGIAFSGGLDTSVAVAWMRENGAVPFAYTADLGQPDEPDLVAVRERALEYGAESARVVDCRRALVDEGIAAIACGAFHIRAGGMPYFNTTPIGRAVTGTLLVRAMAEDGVSIWGDGSTFKGNDIERFYRYGLLANPALRIYKPWLDEAFVDQLGGRTEMSHWLGERNLPYRASAEKAYSTDANIWGATHEAKKLEHLDTSIEIVEPIMGVRFWDPAVAIEPEDVTVEWEAGRPVAINGTRYDDPVELVTEANRIAGRHGLGMTDQIENRIIEAKSRGIYEAPAMALLFVTYERLVSAIHNEDSLAAYETEGRRLGRLLYEGRWLEPQSLMLRESLTRWVGNAITGSVTLRLRRGNDWSVLDTRGPALAYAEDRLSMERVEDAPFTPGDRIGQLTLRNLDLADSRAKLEQYAATGMLGGSFRTFVGDVEAGRAAEITATPAPPEGVEQAEESLDRAAMESGTD; encoded by the coding sequence GTGCCGAAGATCCTGACCAGCCTCCCCGTCGGCGAGCGCGTCGGCATCGCCTTCTCCGGTGGCCTCGACACCTCCGTCGCCGTCGCCTGGATGCGCGAGAACGGCGCGGTCCCGTTCGCCTACACCGCCGACCTCGGGCAGCCCGACGAGCCCGACCTCGTCGCGGTGCGCGAGCGTGCCCTCGAGTACGGCGCCGAGTCCGCCCGCGTCGTCGACTGCCGCCGGGCGCTGGTCGACGAGGGCATCGCCGCGATCGCCTGCGGTGCCTTCCACATCCGCGCCGGCGGGATGCCGTACTTCAACACCACACCGATCGGCCGTGCGGTCACCGGCACCCTGCTGGTGCGGGCGATGGCCGAGGACGGCGTCTCGATCTGGGGTGACGGCTCGACGTTCAAGGGCAACGACATCGAGCGGTTCTACCGGTACGGGCTGCTGGCCAACCCGGCGCTGCGCATCTACAAGCCGTGGCTGGACGAGGCGTTCGTCGACCAGCTCGGCGGCCGCACCGAGATGAGCCACTGGCTCGGCGAGCGGAACCTGCCGTACCGGGCGTCGGCGGAGAAGGCGTACTCGACCGACGCGAACATCTGGGGTGCCACGCACGAGGCCAAGAAGCTCGAGCACCTCGACACCTCGATCGAGATCGTCGAGCCGATCATGGGCGTGCGGTTCTGGGACCCGGCGGTGGCGATCGAACCCGAGGACGTCACCGTCGAGTGGGAGGCCGGCCGCCCGGTCGCGATCAACGGCACCCGTTACGACGACCCGGTCGAGCTGGTCACCGAGGCGAACCGGATCGCGGGCCGGCACGGGCTCGGCATGACCGACCAGATCGAGAACCGGATCATCGAGGCGAAGAGCCGCGGCATCTACGAGGCCCCGGCGATGGCGCTGCTGTTCGTCACCTACGAGCGGCTCGTCAGCGCGATCCACAACGAGGACTCGCTGGCCGCCTACGAGACCGAGGGCCGCCGGCTCGGCCGGCTGCTCTACGAGGGCCGCTGGCTGGAGCCGCAGTCGCTGATGCTGCGCGAGTCGCTGACCCGCTGGGTCGGCAACGCGATCACCGGATCGGTGACCCTGCGGCTGCGCCGCGGCAACGACTGGTCGGTGCTCGACACCCGCGGCCCGGCACTGGCCTACGCCGAGGACCGGCTGTCGATGGAACGCGTCGAGGACGCCCCGTTCACTCCCGGCGACCGGATCGGGCAGCTCACCCTGCGCAACCTCGACCTGGCCGACTCCCGCGCCAAGCTGGAGCAGTACGCGGCGACCGGGATGCTGGGCGGGTCGTTCCGGACCTTCGTCGGCGACGTCGAGGCGGGCCGCGCGGCGGAGATCACCGCCACCCCGGCCCCGCCGGAGGGTGTGGAGCAGGCAGAGGAGTCGCTCGACCGGGCCGCGATGGAGTCCGGGACCGACTGA
- the shiA gene encoding shikimate transporter, translating to MSQPSTAPAGAGRAAAGSFVGAVVEWYDFLLYGVVAALVFSKLYFPTESPTAGALAAFATFGIGFLFRPLGGIVFGHLGDRIGRKRTLVWTISIMGFTTALIGVLPTYDQIGYWAPALLVTLRCIQGLAVGGEWGSAALLAVEHAPKRWRALYSSGVQVGYSVALLLVNGFVAILVGAMSEGAFETWGWRIPFFCGLLLTLVGLWIRSGVDESEVFRKAAAERAADPAEEQRLPVLEAARRHPGAFGKIVALRLAELLTMYIVVTFALSYATTEYAFSRGFMLGVGLLVGGLGIVTIPLFGWLSDRYGRRPVYLTGAVAGLVASVPFFVAMEQGSAVLLVVCSVLLVNIGHDAIVSVQQPLFTEMFGARHRNSGVGLGYQLASVVGGGFTPFIATALVALGGGAWHWVAAYLAAGCLLSLLVAAFISYEPHAEDAPATASSHTP from the coding sequence ATGTCACAGCCGTCAACCGCCCCGGCCGGGGCCGGACGGGCAGCCGCCGGATCGTTCGTCGGCGCCGTCGTCGAGTGGTACGACTTCCTCCTCTACGGGGTGGTCGCCGCGCTGGTGTTCAGCAAGCTCTACTTCCCCACCGAGAGCCCGACGGCCGGTGCGCTGGCCGCGTTCGCGACGTTCGGCATCGGGTTCCTCTTCCGCCCGCTCGGCGGCATCGTGTTCGGCCACCTCGGTGACCGGATCGGCCGCAAGCGGACGCTGGTCTGGACGATCTCGATCATGGGATTCACCACCGCGCTGATCGGCGTGCTGCCCACGTACGACCAGATCGGGTACTGGGCGCCCGCGCTGCTGGTGACCCTGCGCTGCATCCAGGGCCTCGCGGTCGGCGGCGAGTGGGGCAGCGCGGCCCTGCTCGCGGTCGAGCACGCGCCCAAGCGGTGGCGGGCGTTGTACTCCAGCGGTGTCCAGGTCGGCTACTCGGTGGCGCTGCTGCTGGTGAACGGCTTCGTCGCGATCCTGGTCGGCGCGATGAGCGAGGGCGCGTTCGAGACCTGGGGCTGGCGGATCCCGTTCTTCTGCGGGCTGCTGCTGACCCTGGTCGGGCTGTGGATCCGGTCCGGGGTGGACGAGTCCGAGGTCTTCCGAAAGGCTGCCGCCGAGCGGGCCGCAGACCCGGCCGAGGAGCAGCGCCTGCCGGTGCTGGAGGCCGCGCGCCGGCACCCCGGCGCGTTCGGCAAGATCGTCGCGCTGCGGCTGGCCGAGCTGCTGACGATGTACATCGTCGTCACCTTCGCGCTGTCCTACGCCACCACCGAGTACGCGTTCTCGCGGGGCTTCATGCTCGGCGTCGGCCTGCTCGTCGGCGGGCTCGGGATCGTCACCATCCCGCTGTTCGGGTGGCTGTCCGACCGCTACGGGCGGCGCCCGGTCTACCTCACGGGGGCCGTGGCCGGGCTGGTCGCGTCGGTGCCGTTCTTCGTGGCGATGGAGCAGGGCTCGGCGGTGCTGCTCGTCGTCTGCTCCGTGCTGCTGGTCAACATCGGGCACGACGCGATCGTCAGCGTCCAGCAGCCGCTGTTCACCGAGATGTTCGGCGCCCGGCACCGCAACAGCGGCGTCGGCCTCGGGTACCAGCTGGCCAGCGTCGTCGGTGGCGGGTTCACCCCGTTCATCGCGACCGCGCTGGTCGCGCTCGGCGGCGGCGCCTGGCACTGGGTCGCGGCCTACCTCGCCGCCGGCTGCCTGCTGTCCCTGCTGGTCGCGGCGTTCATCAGCTACGAGCCGCACGCCGAGGACGCGCCCGCCACCGCGTCCTCGCACACCCCGTGA
- the rpsI gene encoding 30S ribosomal protein S9, producing the protein MTSPENGPDEVVDAVETEGAAAEVTEVADVDYTIGDAAGFDADAFAAEAPVPGDRPVQTVGRRKEAVVRVRLLPGSGQFTLNGKPLETYFPNKLHQQIVKDPLVTVEKTERYDIFANLRGGGTAGQAGALRLAIARALAELDAEDRPALKKAGFLTRDARAVERKKYGLKKARKAPQYSKR; encoded by the coding sequence GTGACCAGCCCCGAGAACGGACCCGACGAGGTCGTCGACGCGGTCGAGACCGAGGGTGCGGCCGCCGAGGTGACCGAGGTCGCCGACGTCGACTACACGATCGGTGACGCCGCCGGCTTCGACGCCGACGCCTTCGCCGCCGAGGCCCCGGTGCCGGGCGACCGTCCCGTGCAGACCGTCGGCCGCCGCAAGGAGGCCGTCGTCCGCGTGCGCCTGCTGCCCGGCAGCGGCCAGTTCACGCTGAACGGCAAGCCGCTCGAGACCTACTTCCCGAACAAGCTGCACCAGCAGATCGTGAAGGACCCGCTGGTCACCGTCGAGAAGACCGAGCGCTACGACATCTTCGCGAACCTGCGTGGCGGCGGCACCGCGGGCCAGGCCGGTGCCCTGCGCCTGGCCATCGCCCGCGCGCTGGCCGAGCTCGACGCCGAGGACCGCCCGGCCCTGAAGAAGGCCGGCTTCCTCACCCGGGACGCCCGCGCCGTCGAGCGCAAGAAGTACGGCCTCAAGAAGGCCCGCAAGGCGCCCCAGTACTCCAAGCGCTGA
- a CDS encoding dienelactone hydrolase family protein → MARTSVTRPPSMKGAKDALGVLSRPGPLPVRFGDLGLIGLPGIVYAPAEGFHLPAVVLGHAWLQPVRRYHELLRHLATWGFVAAAPDTQRGPVPSMSRFSADLATVLDVCVGVRLGDGTISVDARRTGLIGHGTGGGAAILAAARRERLRALVTLAPSEVKPSAIEAAARVGAPTLHLAAAVDSMAPAAGHAERIAAAQRDAGGDVTVRTIEKAGHLGFCEGRHWSSFLLQNFPQHRTRKLTRALVTAFLMQELTGEKRVSALTAGDVPGAPLVDLPGPEDEESGEQPGLLGVGGR, encoded by the coding sequence GTGGCCAGGACCAGCGTGACCCGTCCCCCGTCCATGAAGGGGGCCAAGGACGCCCTCGGCGTGCTGTCCCGGCCGGGGCCCCTCCCGGTCCGGTTCGGCGACCTCGGTCTGATCGGCCTGCCCGGCATCGTCTACGCCCCGGCGGAGGGCTTCCACCTGCCCGCCGTCGTGCTAGGGCATGCCTGGCTGCAGCCGGTCCGCCGCTACCACGAGCTGCTGCGGCACCTCGCGACCTGGGGTTTCGTCGCCGCGGCGCCGGACACCCAGCGCGGCCCGGTCCCGAGCATGTCCCGCTTCTCGGCGGACCTGGCCACGGTCCTCGACGTGTGCGTCGGGGTCCGGCTCGGCGACGGCACCATCAGCGTCGACGCCCGCCGCACCGGCCTGATCGGGCACGGCACCGGCGGGGGCGCCGCGATCCTCGCCGCGGCCCGGCGGGAACGGCTCCGCGCGCTGGTGACCCTCGCCCCGTCGGAGGTCAAGCCGTCCGCGATCGAGGCCGCGGCCCGGGTGGGCGCGCCGACCCTGCACCTGGCCGCCGCCGTCGACTCGATGGCCCCGGCCGCCGGGCACGCCGAGCGGATCGCCGCCGCGCAGCGGGACGCGGGCGGTGACGTGACCGTGCGGACCATCGAGAAGGCCGGCCACCTGGGCTTCTGCGAGGGCCGGCACTGGTCGAGCTTCCTGCTGCAGAACTTCCCGCAGCACCGCACCCGCAAGCTCACCCGCGCCCTGGTCACGGCGTTCCTCATGCAGGAGCTGACCGGTGAGAAGCGGGTGTCCGCGCTGACCGCGGGCGACGTCCCCGGCGCCCCGCTGGTCGACCTGCCCGGGCCCGAGGACGAGGAGTCCGGCGAGCAGCCCGGGCTGCTGGGCGTCGGCGGCCGGTGA
- the glmM gene encoding phosphoglucosamine mutase codes for MRRLFGTDGVRGLANGELLTPEFAVGVCASAARTLSNGAGRRPVAVVGRDPRASGEMLEAAVVAGLTSAGADAIRVGVLPTPGVAHLVAETGADLGVMISASHNPMPDNGIKLFAAGGHKLPDDVEAEIERGLETPFTQRPTGDAIGRVWDAPDATGVYVAHLLAAAPGSLTGLRVVVDCAHGAASVAAPEAYRQAGADVVALHAEPDGLNINDGVGSTHLEPLRAAVVSHGADLGIAHDGDADRCLAVDATGNVVDGDQIMAVLALAMRDAGELAHDTLVATVMSNLGLHLAMRDAGITLDTTQVGDRYVLERLREGGFSLGGEQSGHVVLPGYATTGDGLLTALRLMSRMAATGSSLAELAAVVTPLPQVLQNVAVTDKDAVAASAEVAEAVAKAEAELGETGRVLLRPSGTEQLVRVMVEAPTEVEATAVAGRLAEVVAAAS; via the coding sequence ATGCGTCGCCTCTTCGGAACCGACGGCGTCCGGGGCCTGGCCAACGGCGAACTCCTCACCCCGGAGTTCGCCGTTGGTGTCTGTGCCTCGGCTGCGCGCACTCTCTCGAACGGTGCCGGCCGCCGCCCCGTCGCGGTCGTCGGCCGGGACCCGCGGGCCAGCGGCGAGATGCTGGAGGCCGCGGTCGTCGCCGGGCTCACCTCCGCCGGCGCGGACGCGATCCGGGTCGGCGTGCTGCCCACCCCGGGCGTGGCGCACCTGGTCGCCGAGACCGGTGCCGACCTCGGCGTGATGATCTCCGCGTCGCACAACCCGATGCCGGACAACGGCATCAAGCTGTTCGCGGCCGGCGGTCACAAGCTGCCCGACGACGTCGAGGCCGAGATCGAACGCGGGCTCGAGACCCCGTTCACCCAGCGTCCCACCGGGGACGCGATCGGCCGGGTGTGGGACGCGCCGGACGCGACCGGGGTCTACGTCGCGCACCTGCTGGCCGCCGCACCGGGCTCGCTGACCGGGCTGCGCGTGGTCGTCGACTGCGCGCACGGGGCCGCCTCCGTCGCCGCCCCCGAGGCCTACCGGCAGGCCGGGGCGGACGTCGTCGCCCTGCACGCCGAGCCGGACGGCCTGAACATCAACGACGGCGTCGGCTCGACCCACCTGGAGCCGCTGCGGGCCGCGGTCGTCTCCCACGGTGCCGACCTCGGCATCGCCCACGACGGCGACGCCGACCGCTGCCTCGCGGTGGACGCCACCGGGAACGTCGTCGACGGCGACCAGATCATGGCCGTGCTCGCCCTCGCGATGCGCGACGCCGGCGAGCTCGCCCACGACACGCTCGTCGCCACCGTGATGAGCAACCTCGGCCTGCACCTCGCGATGCGCGACGCCGGGATCACCCTCGACACCACCCAGGTCGGGGACCGGTACGTGCTGGAGCGGTTGCGCGAGGGCGGGTTCTCCCTCGGTGGCGAGCAGTCCGGGCACGTCGTGCTGCCGGGCTACGCCACCACCGGTGACGGCCTGCTCACCGCGCTGCGGCTGATGTCGCGGATGGCGGCGACCGGATCGTCGCTCGCCGAGCTGGCCGCGGTCGTGACCCCGCTCCCGCAGGTGCTGCAGAACGTCGCGGTCACCGACAAGGACGCCGTCGCCGCGTCCGCCGAGGTCGCCGAGGCCGTCGCGAAGGCCGAGGCGGAGCTGGGCGAGACCGGGCGGGTGCTGCTGCGACCCTCGGGCACCGAGCAGCTCGTGCGCGTGATGGTGGAGGCGCCGACCGAGGTCGAGGCCACCGCCGTCGCGGGCCGGCTGGCCGAGGTGGTCGCGGCCGCGAGCTGA
- a CDS encoding NAD(P)H-hydrate dehydratase, translated as MQGVYTAGQVRTAEAALMRTVADGVLMRRAAAGLAAHLRGHLGATYGRRVVLLVGAGDNGGDALWAGTELRRRGAAVTALLLTPDRAHPGGLAALRRARGRVLPVEPGTLDTARGLVAGADVVVDGIVGISGRGPLREPAPALVAAAGEAGVPVVACDLPSGVDPDTGATAGPHVRAAFTVTFGACKPVHALAAPLCGPVRLVDIGLVPFLPDDPHALLLFDADAGAAWPVPGPDDDKYTQGVAGIAAGSATYPGAAVLAAGAAVLATSGMVRFAGPAADEVRRHWPEIVATGDLTDAGRTQAWAVGPGIGTGSAGLAVLEAVLDREVPVCIDADGITLLAQHPHLRERVHGEPVVVTPHAGEFARLAGEVGPDRVAATRRAAAELGVTVLLKGNATVVAAPDGRVLVDPAADAWAATAGSGDVLTGMIGALLAAGLDPWWAAGCATLVHARAATAAAGAHGVPAVPAPATALQAAIPDALRAVRAAARG; from the coding sequence GTGCAGGGGGTGTACACGGCCGGGCAGGTCCGGACGGCCGAGGCCGCGCTGATGCGGACCGTCGCGGACGGCGTGCTGATGCGCCGGGCCGCGGCCGGGCTGGCCGCCCACCTGCGCGGCCACCTCGGCGCCACCTACGGGCGCCGGGTGGTCCTGCTGGTCGGGGCCGGGGACAACGGCGGCGACGCGCTGTGGGCCGGTACCGAGCTGCGACGCCGCGGTGCCGCGGTCACCGCGCTGCTCCTGACTCCGGACCGGGCCCACCCGGGCGGGCTGGCGGCGTTGCGCCGGGCCCGCGGCCGGGTGCTGCCGGTGGAGCCGGGCACCCTCGACACGGCACGCGGGCTGGTGGCCGGGGCCGACGTCGTCGTGGACGGCATCGTCGGCATCTCCGGGCGGGGCCCGCTGCGCGAGCCGGCGCCGGCGCTGGTCGCGGCGGCCGGCGAGGCCGGAGTCCCGGTGGTGGCCTGCGACCTGCCGTCCGGGGTCGACCCGGACACGGGCGCCACCGCCGGTCCGCACGTGCGGGCCGCGTTCACCGTGACGTTCGGGGCGTGCAAGCCGGTGCACGCGCTGGCCGCACCGCTGTGCGGGCCGGTCCGGCTGGTCGACATCGGGCTCGTCCCGTTCCTGCCCGACGATCCGCACGCCCTGCTGCTGTTCGACGCCGACGCCGGGGCGGCCTGGCCGGTCCCCGGCCCGGACGACGACAAGTACACCCAGGGAGTGGCCGGGATCGCGGCCGGCTCGGCGACCTACCCGGGTGCCGCGGTGCTCGCGGCCGGCGCGGCCGTGCTCGCCACGTCCGGGATGGTGCGTTTCGCCGGCCCGGCCGCCGACGAGGTGCGCCGGCACTGGCCCGAGATCGTCGCCACCGGGGACCTCACCGACGCCGGCCGCACCCAGGCCTGGGCGGTCGGGCCCGGCATCGGGACCGGCTCGGCCGGGCTGGCGGTGCTGGAGGCCGTGCTCGACCGCGAGGTCCCGGTCTGCATCGACGCCGACGGGATCACCCTGCTGGCCCAGCACCCGCACCTGCGGGAACGGGTGCACGGCGAGCCGGTCGTCGTCACCCCGCACGCCGGCGAGTTCGCCCGGCTCGCCGGGGAGGTCGGGCCGGACCGGGTCGCCGCGACCCGCCGGGCCGCGGCCGAGCTGGGGGTGACGGTGCTGCTCAAGGGCAACGCGACCGTCGTCGCGGCCCCCGACGGGCGGGTGCTCGTCGACCCGGCCGCCGACGCGTGGGCGGCCACAGCCGGCTCCGGGGACGTGCTCACCGGCATGATCGGCGCGTTGCTCGCGGCCGGGCTGGACCCGTGGTGGGCGGCCGGCTGCGCGACGCTCGTGCACGCCCGCGCCGCGACGGCCGCCGCCGGGGCGCACGGGGTGCCGGCGGTCCCGGCGCCGGCGACGGCGCTGCAGGCGGCGATCCCGGACGCGCTGCGGGCCGTCCGCGCCGCCGCGCGGGGCTGA
- the glmS gene encoding glutamine--fructose-6-phosphate transaminase (isomerizing): MCGIVGYVGHRVALDVVLGGLRRLEYRGYDSAGVALPLDGELLIERRAGALANLEARLDEVGRDRFTGTSGIGHTRWATHGPPTDRNAHPHRSSDGKVAVVHNGIIENFLELRAELEARGIWAESDTDTETAAHLVALAYAGELGEDTAGDLTASVRAVARRLEGAFTLVVTHADDPDRIVAARRSSPLVLGLGADETFLASDVAAFIEFTRSAVELGQDQVVTITRDGYEVTDFAGDPVEVNPFEVTWDLAAAEKGGHDYFMLKEIEEQPTAIADTLRGHMIDGRIVLDEQRLTDQELRDVDKVFVVACGTAYHSGLLAKYAIEHWTRLPVEIELASEFRYRDPVLDRSTLVVAISQSGETADTLEALRHAKDQKARVLAICNTNGAQIPRESDAVIYTHAGPEIGVAATKTFTSQIAANYLVGLALAQARGTKYPDEVVREFEQLEAIPKAVAEVLESLGAARALGQELSPSKAVLFLGRHVGYPVALEGALKLKELAYMHAEAFAAGELKHGPIALIEDGLPVVVVMPSPKGRAVLHAKLLSNIQEIKARGARTVVIAETGDETVRPFADHLFELPAVPTLLQPLVATIPLQVIAAEIARARGYDVDKPRNLAKSVTVE; encoded by the coding sequence ATGTGTGGCATCGTCGGTTACGTCGGTCATCGGGTCGCACTCGACGTGGTTCTCGGCGGCCTGCGCCGTCTGGAGTACCGCGGGTACGACTCCGCCGGTGTCGCCCTCCCGCTCGACGGCGAACTGCTGATCGAGCGCCGGGCAGGCGCCCTGGCCAACCTGGAGGCCCGGCTCGACGAGGTCGGCCGGGACCGGTTCACCGGCACGTCCGGGATCGGGCACACCCGCTGGGCCACCCACGGCCCGCCCACCGACCGCAACGCGCACCCGCACCGCAGCAGCGACGGGAAGGTCGCCGTCGTCCACAACGGGATCATCGAGAACTTCCTGGAGCTGCGCGCCGAGCTGGAGGCCCGCGGGATCTGGGCCGAGTCCGACACCGACACCGAGACGGCCGCGCACCTCGTCGCGCTGGCGTACGCCGGTGAGCTGGGCGAGGACACGGCCGGGGACCTCACCGCGTCCGTCCGCGCGGTCGCGCGCCGGCTCGAGGGCGCGTTCACGCTGGTCGTGACGCACGCCGACGACCCGGACCGGATCGTCGCCGCCCGCCGGTCGTCCCCGCTGGTGCTCGGTCTGGGCGCCGACGAGACGTTCCTGGCCTCGGACGTCGCCGCGTTCATCGAGTTCACCCGCTCGGCCGTCGAGCTGGGGCAGGACCAGGTCGTCACGATCACCCGCGACGGCTACGAGGTCACCGACTTCGCCGGGGACCCGGTCGAGGTGAACCCGTTCGAGGTGACCTGGGACCTCGCCGCCGCCGAGAAGGGCGGCCACGACTACTTCATGCTCAAGGAGATCGAGGAGCAGCCGACCGCGATCGCCGACACCCTGCGCGGGCACATGATCGACGGCCGGATCGTGCTGGACGAGCAGCGGCTCACCGACCAGGAGCTGCGCGACGTCGACAAGGTGTTCGTCGTCGCCTGCGGCACCGCCTACCACTCCGGGCTGCTGGCCAAGTACGCGATCGAGCACTGGACGCGGCTGCCCGTGGAGATCGAGCTGGCCAGCGAGTTCCGCTACCGGGACCCGGTGCTCGACCGGTCGACGCTGGTCGTGGCCATCTCCCAGTCCGGCGAGACCGCGGACACCCTGGAGGCGCTGCGGCACGCCAAGGACCAGAAGGCCCGGGTGCTGGCGATCTGCAACACGAACGGGGCGCAGATCCCCCGCGAGTCCGACGCGGTGATCTACACCCACGCCGGGCCGGAGATCGGCGTCGCCGCCACCAAGACGTTCACGTCCCAGATCGCGGCGAACTACCTGGTCGGGCTGGCACTGGCGCAGGCCCGCGGCACCAAGTACCCGGACGAGGTGGTCCGCGAGTTCGAGCAGCTGGAGGCGATCCCGAAGGCGGTCGCCGAGGTGCTGGAGTCGCTCGGTGCGGCCCGCGCGCTCGGCCAGGAGCTGTCGCCGTCGAAGGCGGTGCTGTTCCTGGGCCGGCACGTCGGCTACCCGGTGGCGCTCGAGGGCGCGCTCAAGCTCAAGGAGCTCGCCTACATGCACGCCGAGGCGTTCGCCGCCGGCGAGCTCAAGCACGGCCCGATCGCGCTGATCGAGGACGGGCTGCCGGTCGTCGTCGTCATGCCGTCGCCGAAGGGCCGCGCGGTGCTGCACGCCAAGCTGCTGAGCAACATCCAGGAGATCAAGGCGCGCGGGGCGCGGACCGTGGTCATCGCCGAGACCGGGGACGAGACCGTGCGGCCGTTCGCCGACCACCTGTTCGAGCTCCCGGCGGTCCCGACGCTGCTGCAGCCGCTCGTCGCGACGATCCCGCTGCAGGTGATCGCGGCCGAGATCGCCCGGGCCCGCGGCTACGACGTCGACAAGCCGCGCAACCTGGCCAAGTCGGTCACGGTGGAGTAG
- a CDS encoding alcohol dehydrogenase catalytic domain-containing protein: MSTAASLRPTTGAVRLTGAGHLAFDRVEVPAPGPGEVLVAITAVGLCGTDLAVRSGARAVPALPWTLGHEGGGRVVATGPGVDPGRAGEVVAVEPNIGCGACRFCADGRTSACARRRSLGVNAPGLLAGYVAVPAGHAHPLPPGIAPDLAERVVACVEPWVVTRAAVRRAGPRAGTRCLVVGAGSQGTLLCLTLRAAGITPVVAEPHEGRRRRALELGAEPFEPGETFGTVFETSGAPGAWSTARDAVDRAGTLLLIGQHDGPSEVNTHDLVQRQVTITGSLIYDHPGDFTAALAELPGVADRLAGLMEPEPFRFDRAAAAFDAVAEAGGKVWLAP, encoded by the coding sequence GTGAGCACGGCCGCGTCCCTCCGGCCCACCACGGGTGCGGTCCGCCTCACCGGGGCCGGCCACCTGGCGTTCGACCGGGTCGAGGTGCCGGCGCCGGGCCCCGGTGAGGTGCTGGTCGCGATCACCGCGGTCGGGCTCTGCGGTACCGACCTCGCCGTCCGCAGCGGCGCCCGGGCCGTGCCGGCGCTGCCGTGGACGCTCGGGCACGAGGGCGGTGGCCGGGTCGTCGCGACCGGGCCGGGAGTGGACCCGGGCCGGGCCGGCGAGGTCGTCGCCGTCGAGCCGAACATCGGGTGCGGGGCGTGCCGGTTCTGCGCGGACGGGCGCACCTCGGCCTGCGCGCGGCGGCGCAGCCTCGGGGTGAACGCGCCGGGGCTGCTGGCCGGGTACGTCGCCGTCCCGGCGGGCCACGCCCACCCGCTGCCGCCCGGGATCGCCCCGGACCTGGCGGAACGGGTCGTCGCCTGCGTCGAGCCGTGGGTCGTCACCCGGGCGGCGGTCCGCCGGGCGGGCCCGCGGGCCGGCACGCGGTGCCTGGTCGTCGGGGCGGGCTCGCAGGGGACCCTGCTGTGCCTCACGTTGCGGGCCGCGGGGATCACCCCGGTCGTCGCCGAACCCCACGAGGGGCGACGGCGGCGGGCCCTCGAGCTGGGCGCGGAACCGTTCGAACCCGGGGAGACGTTCGGGACGGTGTTCGAGACCTCCGGAGCGCCGGGAGCCTGGTCCACCGCCCGGGACGCCGTCGACCGGGCCGGCACCCTGCTGCTGATCGGGCAGCACGACGGGCCGTCCGAGGTCAACACGCACGACCTCGTGCAGAGGCAGGTGACGATCACCGGCTCGCTGATCTACGACCACCCGGGTGACTTCACCGCCGCGCTGGCCGAGCTGCCGGGCGTCGCCGACCGGCTGGCCGGGCTGATGGAACCCGAGCCGTTCCGGTTCGACCGGGCCGCCGCGGCGTTCGACGCCGTCGCGGAGGCCGGTGGGAAGGTGTGGCTCGCGCCCTGA
- a CDS encoding IclR family transcriptional regulator C-terminal domain-containing protein gives MVTEAGQQERHFVRAVERAFRVVRAFGPDTPSMTLSEVATRTDLDRATARRLLLTLVDLGYARRSGRDRFELTPRVLELGYAYLSGLSLVDVALPHLQAMSYELRETASLTELDGGDVVYLALAQSSRLSGLRISVGTRYAAWATSMGRVLLAGLPDAELDAHLAAVTVERHTDHTVRDTQALRDAVLAAREQGWALVEHELEDGLRGIAAPVRNRAGRVIAAVNVSTHVGVSTREELTGRHLPRLLQAAADIEADLAASGL, from the coding sequence ATGGTCACGGAGGCCGGGCAGCAGGAGCGGCACTTCGTCCGGGCGGTGGAACGGGCGTTCCGGGTCGTCCGGGCGTTCGGGCCGGACACGCCGTCGATGACGCTGAGCGAGGTCGCCACGCGCACCGACCTGGACCGGGCCACCGCCCGGCGGCTGCTGCTCACGCTGGTCGATCTCGGCTACGCCCGCCGCAGCGGCCGGGACCGCTTCGAGCTGACCCCGCGCGTGCTGGAGCTCGGCTACGCCTACCTCTCCGGCCTGTCCCTGGTCGACGTGGCCCTCCCGCACCTGCAGGCCATGTCCTACGAGCTGCGCGAGACCGCCTCGCTGACCGAGCTGGACGGTGGCGACGTCGTCTACCTGGCCCTCGCCCAGAGCTCCCGGCTGTCCGGGCTGCGGATCAGCGTCGGGACCCGGTACGCCGCCTGGGCGACGTCGATGGGCCGGGTGCTGCTGGCGGGTCTGCCGGACGCGGAGCTGGACGCGCATCTCGCGGCGGTCACCGTCGAACGGCACACCGACCACACGGTGCGCGACACGCAGGCCCTGCGCGACGCGGTCCTCGCGGCCCGCGAGCAGGGCTGGGCCCTGGTCGAGCACGAGCTCGAGGACGGGCTGCGCGGCATCGCCGCCCCGGTCCGGAACCGGGCCGGCCGGGTGATCGCGGCCGTGAACGTCTCCACGCACGTCGGGGTGTCCACCCGGGAGGAGCTGACCGGCCGGCACCTGCCGCGGCTCCTGCAGGCCGCCGCGGACATCGAGGCGGACCTCGCGGCGTCCGGGCTCTGA